A DNA window from Phoenix dactylifera cultivar Barhee BC4 chromosome 13, palm_55x_up_171113_PBpolish2nd_filt_p, whole genome shotgun sequence contains the following coding sequences:
- the LOC103711444 gene encoding protein gar2: MVLSNKKLKAKFRSLLAESLAAPKDSASGDVNEQLESVKEILGSRKKPRPSSKRGKRRKKPKDSEPVEESGDAQKENQENDESIGLKEEKQQKKKSGKRKREGDGANEATENEQQQQQQQQKQKKKQKKKKKDKKKVKGKGKKEDKQEDEKHEKGNESISGESNERRVQGSINIERSEQDAKKVYVGGIPYYSTEEDIRSFFEGCGTVTEVDCMRFAESGKFRGIAILTFKTEAAAKRALALNGADMGGFYLKIKPFKANHTQKSDFAPEMVEGYNRIYVGNLSWDITEDDLRKLFSDCKISSIRWGTDKETDDFKGYAHVDFVDSVSLTIALKLDQNAICGRPVKIRCAVPKREVETKSSSEPSGKKAEASTNEGGSKKKRRTCYECGVPGHLSSSCPKKIAVEVNGSGADS; encoded by the exons ATGGTTTTATCCAACAAGAAGCTCAAGGCGAAGTTCCGATCCCTCCTCGCGGAATCCCTCGCCGCACCCAAAGACTCCGCGAGCGGCGACGTTAATGAGCAGCTCGAGAGCGTCAAAGAGATCCTGGGATCCCGGAAGAAGCCCAGGCCGTCGTCTAAGagggggaagagaagaaagaagcccAAGGACTCGGAGCCCGTCGAGGAAAGCGGAGACGCCCAGAAAGAAAACCAGGAGAACGATGAGTCGATCGGCTTGAAGGAGGAGAagcagcagaagaagaagagtggaaagaggaagagggaaggCGACGGAGCCAACGAAGCAACAGAAAacgagcagcagcagcagcagcagcagcagaagcagaagaagaagcaaaaaaagaagaaaaaggataagaagaaagtgaaggggaaggggaagaaggaagaTAAGCAAGAGGACGAGAAGCACGAGAAGGGAAATGAGAGTATAAGTGGAGAGAGCAACGAGAGACGGGTGCAAGGGTCCATCAATATCGAGCGAAG CGAACAAGATGCGAAGAAGGTTTACGTAGGTGGCATCCCTTACTACTCGACCGAGGAAGATATAAGGAGCTTCTTTGAGGGTTGTGGCACTGTAACCGAAGTGGATTGCATGAGGTTTGCTGAAAGTGGGAAGTTCAGGGGAATTGCCATTCTTACTTTCAAG ACAGAAGCTGCTGCAAAAAGGGCTTTAGCTCTCAATGGTGCTGATAT GGGTGGATTTTATCTAAAGATAAAACCTTTTAAAGCCAACCATACCCAGAAATCAGATTTCGCACCCGAGATGGTGGAGGGCTACAACAGAATCTATGTCGGAAATCTGTCATGGGATATAACTGAGGATGATTTGAGAAAGCTTTTCTCTGATTGCAAAATCTCATCTATCAGATGGGGTACAGACAAGGAAACTGATGATTTCAAAGGCTATGCCCATGTTGACTTCGTTGACAGTGTATCCCTCACAATTGCATTGAAGCTAGACCAGAATGCCATATGCGGACGGCCGGTTAAAATTAGATGTGCGGTTCCTAAAAGAGAAGTAGAAACCAAGTCAAGCTCAGAACCTTCTGGCAAGAAGGCTGAGGCTAGCACAAATGAAGGAGGttcaaagaagaagagaagaacatgcTATGAGTGTGGTGTTCCTGGccatctctcttcttcttgCCCTAAGAAAATAGCTGTCGAAGTCAATGGTTCTGGTGCTGATAGTTGA